In Vanrija pseudolonga chromosome 4, complete sequence, a single window of DNA contains:
- the uba3 gene encoding NEDD8-activating enzyme E1 catalytic subunit — translation MTKRVLRVALLINDVPMQTVIDEDGTYYDIFKRWLLKALAKYPDAQVANNTELVFDGYDVVNKLEFPPAEKLVAGGSESYDVIMLTGSRHTAHDETSSFGPTLIKWIREVATNPATQHIRLVGICYGHQILSIALGGQCEVGKAGWEVGVYGINLTEEGKYWWSSDVNSVKGSDKIYAEQMHRDHVPALPPGTQLLGSSEKYPVHSFVKLHPASTPAKPLAQVLTIQGHPEFTPSIVNHITDARTEGGIFTPEVAAEAHRRASGVDGTGGEGEGRLGTAIWKVMLQDLPVQQDAPAPQGNGSAQQSTQAYLQDPSRYASIDKLLDRPGPWTDESFEGGQTTKNFLRNESKILVIGAGGLGCEILQNLALTGFGNIHVIDMDTIDISNLNRQFLFREADVGKSKALVAADFIMKRIPGVKVTAHHSKIQDHPLSFYKQFNIIIAGLDSISARRWINATLVGMVDEEDPESLKPLIDGGTEGFKGQARVILPTITSCYECSIDMLTPPTAFPICTIANTPRLPEHCIEWASVLEWPRVFKDKKLDTDDPDHIEWLFQVASNRASEFKIEGVTWALTQGVVKNIIPAIASTNAIIAASCCNEALKIATTCAPFLNNYMMYVGNDSLYTFTFEHEKRPECPVCGGESISAEVGKDWTLEKLVEWISVRQDLQITRPSLAHASGQPLYFQAPPQLHEATKPNLEKLVSELVQEGEALVVTDPNLPFSLSVEVTFV, via the exons ATGACTAAGCGTGTCCtccgcgtcgcgctcctcatcAACGATGTGCCG ATGCAGACGGTGattgacgaggacggcacCT ACTACGACATCTTCAAGCGCTGGCTCCTCAAGGCGCTGGCAAAGTACCCCGATGCGCAGGTCGCCAACAACACCGAGCTTGTGTTTGATGGCTACGACGTCGTCAACAAGCTTGAGTTCCCGCCcgccgagaagctcgtcgctggcggctCCGAGTCGTATGATGTGATCATGTTGACTGGATCGA GGCACACTGCGCACGACGAGACCAGCTCGTTCGGCCCCACTCTTATCAAGTGGATCCGTGAGGTCGCCACCAACCCCGCTACCCAGCACATTCGCCTGGTTGGCATCTGTTACGGCCACCAGATCCTCTCCATTGCGCTTGGCGGCCAGTGTGAGGTCGGCAAGGCTGGCTGGGAGGTTGGCGTCTACGGCATCAACTTGACCGAGGAGGGCAAGTACTGGTGGTCGTCAGACGTCAACTCTGTCAAGGGCTCGGACAAGATC TACGCCGAGCAGATGCACCGCGACCACGTCCCCGCACTCCCACCAGGAACCCAACTCCTCGGCAGCTCAGAAAAGTACCCAGTTCACTCGTTCGTCAAGCTGCACCCCGCTTCGACACCAGCCAAGCCCCTTGCCCAGGTCCTCACCATCCAGGGCCACCCCGAGTTCACCCCCTCAATCGTCAACCACATCACCGACGCACGCACCGAGGGCGGTATCTTCACCCccgaggtcgctgccgaggcaCACCGTCGCGCATCTGGTGTTGATGGCactggcggcgagggcgagggccgaCTCGGCACCGCCATCTGGAAGGTCATGCTCCAGGACCTTCCGGTTCAGCAGGACGCCCCCGCACCACAAGGCAACGGCTCGGCACAGCAGTCAACTCAA GCTTATCTGCAAGATCCGTCCCGCTACGCCAGCATTGACAAGCTACTCGACCGCCCGGGTCCCTGGACTGATGAGAGCTTTGAGGGAGGACAGACG ACCAAGAACTTCCTCCGTAACGAGTCCAAGATTCTGGTCATCGGTGCCGGTGGTCTCGGCTGCGAGATTCTGCAGAACCTTGCATTGA ccgGCTTTGGCAACATCCATGTCATCGACATGGACACGATTGACATTTCTAACCTCAACCGCCAGTTCCTGTTCCG CGAGGCCGATGTCGGCAAGTCCAAGGCTCTTGTGGCCGCCGACTTCATCATGAAGCGTATCCCCGGCGTCAAGGTGACGGCCCACCACAGCAAGATCCAGGACCACCCCCTTTCCTTCTACAAACAGTTCAACATTATCATTGCTGGTCTGGACTCGATCTCGGCTCGCCGGTGGATCAACgccacgctcgtcggcatggtggacgaggaggacccgGAGAGCCTCAAGCCTCTGATCGACGGCGGTACTGAGGGCTTTAAGGGCCAGGCCCGTGTGATCCTCCCGACAATCACTTCGTGCTACGAGTGCTCG ATCGACATGCTCACCCCTCCCACTGCATTCCCCATCTGTACCATTGCCAACACCCCCCGACTCCCCGAGCACTGCATCGAGTGGGCCAGCGTTCTTGAGTGGCCTCGTGTGTTCAAGG ACAAGAAGCTTGACACGGACGACCCAGACCACATCGAGTGGCTGTTCCAGGTTGCCTCGAACCGCGCTTCCGAGTTCAAGATTGAGGGCGTCACGTGGGCTCTTACCCAGGGTGTCGTAAAGAACATCATCCCGGCTATTGCAAGCACGAACGCAATCATTGCGGCGTCGTGTTGcaacgaggcgctcaagatTGCCACGACGTGTGCGCCTTTCCTCAACAACTACATGATG TACGTTGGCAACGACTCGCTCTACACCTTCACCTTTGAGCACGAGAAGCGGCCCGAGTGCCCcgtctgcggcggcgagtccATCTCGGCCGAGGTTGGCAAGGACTGGACTCTTGAGAAGCTTGTGGAGTGGATTAGCGTGCGGCAAGACCT CCAGATTACGCGGCCCAGCTTGGCCCATGCCAGTGGCCAACCGCTCTACTTCCAGGCACCTCCTCAGCTGCACGAGGCTACCAAGCCGAACCTGGAGAAGCTGGTTTCGGAACTAGTGCAGGAAGGCGAGGCACTGGTTGTTACGGATCCAAACCTGCCGTTTAGCCTGTCTGTGGAGGTGACGTTTGTGTGA
- the ARB_04696 gene encoding uncharacterized protein, with protein MLTSVITAVLALPLVAAVPSPRAGHAVSARIAGRAIAEDAVVSRRDASVPADYFLHGLAGSFSGNEKLTTVTIIPGGNSKTQGTLVSGATSQGVSLTPSGSVSLLAGTPFANYTIPNLGPGITQVCTFVFLQSGSADIDVPVVDNRQDFDLQKFTQKVHVSWSDLLATTCFFIKDLKINTIPSGSATGGPTGTVSPSGGATATASPSQAPTGAPSKPPTGSPSWTIITRSSTKRPAPSCTVSTSTTTSSTKSRSSTTNTKTTLTESTLPTSAPGQSSGAPGQSTTAPGQSTGAPGHRPALLSTGAPGQSTGAPGQSTTAPGQSTGAPGQSTTAPGQSTTTPSQAPTAPSQAPTTGASQNPSSYSTISRSTTKSSPSSCAVPTSSTSTTTTSRSTTSNTKTTLTDSVLPSSTTSATASPTGAGSTSASGSSSATGSSSASASVTGSPSASASVTGSSSASASATGASSSASSSASASSTSSACTPTATPNPAYQSTVAFNGKNFVSKGLVGFGAIDGSAKDQFGETIGGIGSAIRLDHLTKVDCNTYTGRIIVQPDRGWNRPETHDFVGRNHYVDFTLRPYYDNKTLEYQAAKSTFDLKYVSSIKYVEKDDTPTTGLNALAYRNGSVPIPIASAAYNHISLDAEGLVRNPDGSFWVSDEYGPYVYKYSPEGKLIDLIEPPPAFLPRLNGSLFFDANNQNGTVPDQGRVPNQGYEGLTSNPDGTRLYILLQSSLTQDQADDKGRYTRFLEYDTTTSPPALLHAYIVELPVTNGKAKTLSQSEFHYISDDTFVVLSRDGKGGGDTDAVAKNKRFYLFSTSAATDIAKTTYTTAYVPVAPKNVLNKDVTAAKVTPWVDILDDAQLARFGIHNGDTDPTFDVSLLNSKWESIAFASVQDPAFPNDYFLFSFSDNDFVTQNGFQAGQPYSDPNSYTLDNQALVWRVTVPFPLQDA; from the exons ATGCTCACCTCTGTCATCACTGCCGTTCTGGCCCTGCCCCTCGTGGCTGCCGTGCCCtccccccgcgccggccacgCCGTCTCCGCTCGCATCGCTGGCcgcgccatcgccgaggacgcTGTTGTGTCCCGCCGCGATGCGTCCGTGCCGGCCGACTACTTCCTCCACGGCCTCGCCGGCAGCTTCTCGGGCAACGAGAAGCTGACCACCGTGACCATCATTCCT GGCGGCAACTCCAAGACCCAGGGCACCCTCGTCTCCGGTGCCACCTCGCAGGGCGTGAGCCTCACCCCCTCGGGCTCGgtctcgctcctcgccggcaccCCGTTCGCCAACTACACCATTCCCAACCTCGGTCCCGGCATCACCCAGGTCTGCACTTTCGTGTTCCTGCAGTCGGGCTCGGCCGACATTGacgtccccgtcgtcgacaaccgCCAGGACTTTGACCTCCAGAAGTTCACCCAGAAGGTGCACGTCTCGTGGTCCGACCTCCTTGCTA CCACCTGCTTCTTCATCAAGGACCTGAAGATCAACACCATCCCcagcggctcggcgaccgGCGGTCCCACCGGCACCGTTTCGCCTTCTGGtggcgccaccgccactgCCTCGCCTTCGCAGGCCCCCACTGGCGCCCCGTCCAAGCCCCCTACGGGCAGCCCTTCGTGGACCATCATCACCCGTTCGTCGACCAAGCGCCCCGCTCCCTCGTGCAcggtctcgacctcgaccaccacgtcgagcaccaAGAGCCGCTCGTCGACTACTAACACCAAGACTACTCTTACCGAGTCCACCCTGCctacctcggcgccgggtcAGTCGTCTGGTGCCCCCGGCCAGTCGACTACTGCTCCTGGTCAGTCGACTGGCGCTCCTGGTCA TCGACCGGCGCTCCTG TCGACCGGCGCTCCTGGTCAGTCGACCGGCGCTCCTGGTCAGTCGACCACCGCCCCCGGCCAGTCCACCGGTGCCCCCGGCCAGTCGACTACCGCCCCTGGCCagtcgaccaccaccccctcgcaggcccccaccgccccctcGCAGGCCCCCACCACCGGTGCCTCGCAGAACCCCTCCTCGTACTCgaccatctcgcgctcgacgaccaaGTCGTCCCCTTCGTCGTGCGCCGTCCCGACCTCCTCCacgtcgaccacgaccaccagccgctcgacgacttCTAACACCAAGACTACCCTCACTGACTCGGTGCTCCCTTCGTCtaccacctcggccaccgcTTCGCCCACCGGCGCTGGTTCGACCTCGGCTTCGGGCTCGTCCTCTGCCACTggttcgtcgtcggcctctgCTTCTGTCACTGGCTCGCCTTCCGCCTCCGCTTCCGTCActggctcgtcctcggcttcggcttccgccactggcgcctcgtcgtcggcttcctcctccgcctccgcctcgtccacgtcgtcggcctgcacTCCTACTGCCACTCCCAACCCCGCGTACCAGTCCACTGTCGCCTTCAACGGCAAGAACTTTGTCTCCAAGGGTCTTGTCGGTTTCGGCGCCATCGACGGCAGCGCCAAGGACCAGTTCGGCGAGACGATCGGCGGTATCGGCTCGGCCATCCGCCTCGACCACCTGACCAAGGTCGACTGCAACACGTACACTGGCCGTATCATTGTCCAGCCTGACCGTGGATGGAACCGCCCCGAGACGCACGACTTTGTGGGCCGCAACCACTACGTCGACTTCACCCTCCGCCCCTACTACGACAACAAGACGCTCGAGTACCAGGCCGCCAAGTCGACCTTTGACCTCAAGTATGTCTCGTCGATCAAGTATgtcgagaaggacgacaCCCCCACTACCGGCCTCAACGCGCTCGCCTACCGCAACGGCTCGGTCCCCATCCCtatcgcctcggccgcgtaCAACCAcatctcgctcgacgccgagggtcTCGTCCGCAACCCCGACGGCTCGTTCTGGGTGTCGGACGAGTACGGCCCCTATGTGTACAAGTACTCTCCCGAGGGCAAGCTCATCGACCTGATTGAGCCCCCTcccgccttcctcccccgcctcaaCGGCTCGCTCTTCTTCGACGCCAACAACCAGAACGGCACCGTGCCCGACCAGGGCCGCGTCCCCAACCAGGGCTACGAGGGCCTCACCTCCAACCCGGACGGCACGCGCCTGTACATCCTCCTCCAGTCGTCGCTCACCCAGGATCAGGCGGACGACAAGGGCCGCTACACTCGTTTCCTCGAGTACGacacgaccacctcgccccctGCCCTGCTCCACGCGTACATTGTCGAGCTCCCCGTCACCAacggcaaggccaagacgcTCTCGCAGTCCGAGTTCCACTACATCTCGGACGACACGTTTGTTGTCCTCTCgcgcgacggcaagggcggtggCGACACTGACGCCGTGGCCAAGAACAAGCGCTTCTACCTcttctcgacgtcggccgccACCGACATTGCCAAGACGACCTACACGACCGCCTACGTCCCCGTCGCCCCCAAGAACGTGCTCAACAAGGACGTgaccgccgccaaggtcaCCCCCTGGgtcgacatcctcgacgacgcccagctcgcccgcTTCGGCATCCACAACGGCGACACGGACCCCACGTTCGACGTCTCGCTCCTCAACTCCAAGTGGGAGTCGATCGCCTTCGCCAGCGTCCAGGACCCCGCCTTCCCCAACGACTACTTcctcttctccttctccgaCAACGACTTTGTCACCCAGAACGGCTTCCAGGCCGGCCAGCCTTACTCTGACCCCAACTCGTACACGCTCGACAACCAGGCCCTTGTCTGGCGCGTCACTGTGCCCTTCCCTCTCCAGGACGCTTAA
- the yakc_1 gene encoding Aldo-keto reductase yakc [NADP(+)]: MVKFAKFANIEVPVPGFGAMGMSAAFGPANDDESLKVLKHAVDIGCTFWDSAVVYGSGHNESLLGRFFAENPGAREKVFVASKCGFDCMNGGGYSTVTNKPAHIAEYIEGTRSRLGSYPDLYYLHRIDENTPLEESIPALARLRAEGKTRFIGLSECSAATLRKADAIAHIDAVQIEYSPWETGHERNGLIATAKELGVAVVAFSPLGRGVLTGKFTQASDFTGQGDMRHALPRFSEENYPHNVKLVHAIEAIAAKKGCTPGQLSLAWVVAQGAIPIPGTRNAGRLDENFGSRDVDLTTEEVAEINAAIAGQELKGERYHAPMMKLVGK, from the exons ATGGTCAAGTTTGCAAAGTTCGCCAACATCGAGGTCCCCGTGCCGGGCTTCGGCGCAATGGGCATGTCTGCGGCCTTCGGGccggccaacgacgacgagagcctCAAGGTGCTCAAGCACGCAGTGGACATTGGCTGCACGTTCTGGGACAGCGCGGTGGTGTACGGCTCGGGCCACAACGAGAGCCTGCTCGGGCGCTTCTTTGCTGAGAACCCCGGCGCCCGCGAGAAGGTGTTCGTCGCGAGCAAGTGCGGCTTCGACTGCATGAATGGCGGCGGGTACTCCACCGTGACGAACAAGCCCGCCCACATCGCCGAGTACATCGAGGGCACTCGCTCCCGGCTCGGGTCATACCCCGACCTGTACTACCTCCACCGGATCGACGAGAACACGCCCTTGGAGGAGAGCATCCCCGCCCTGGCGCGCCTGAGggccgagggcaagacgCGGTTTATCGGCCTGAGCGAGTGTAGTGCTGCTACGCTGCGCAAGGCGGAcgcga TCGCACACATCGACGCCGTGCAGATCGAGTACTCTCCCTGGGAGACGGGCCACGAGCGTAACGGCCTCATCGCGAcggccaaggagctcggcgtggcggtcGTCGCGTTCTCGCCGCTTGGTCGCGGTGTCTTGACGGGCAA GTTCACCCAAGCCTCCGACTTCACAGGCCAAGGTGACATGCGGCACGCGCTTCCGCGCTTCTCGGAGGAAAACTACCCGCACAACGTCAAGCTCGTGCACGCCATCGAGGCGATCGCGGCGAAGAAGGGCTGCACGCCCGGCCAGTTGAGTCTGGCGTGGGTCGTCGCGCAGGGCGCCATCCCTATCCCGGGCACGCGCAACGCCGGTCGGCTCGACGAGAACTTTGGGAGCCGGGATGTCGACTTGACGActgaggaggtggcggagaTTAATGCTGCTATTGCGGGGCAGGAGCTCAAGGGGGAGCGTTATCACGCGCCGATGATGAAGCTTGTGGGGAAGTAG
- the Es2 gene encoding Splicing factor ESS-2, whose amino-acid sequence MSGGDDGLRPRPGPAPKLIEGPKIGQRSLYEQQVLDEDTYTEALSHIITRDFFPNLPHLHATNDYLSALANNDPELLSSSIRRLARIAEEKEGRRSSTQGKSDAELETERARRRELEMMGTPYLNTRTPIGARGWDTPRGEATVRRRPAADNLDPLDDDAPGPSKRAAKRKKAPVVRDDLGLDAFQRNYTSEDNASFVQIVEEENKQRREERGWAFEVERVAESRRLEGEERRKLILDAAISGGWRVDANGRRLIGGLSEGGRDREEGEAWKERKLITAPEVVADAGDEEVKEATGPSTALVKSQAGALVKTQSGALIKASDATSVSALAPPKFQEVELPAQHPLSTALEKAGLPTTALVSTEDGAIVPHREATGGTGDGRGRGAEEAKRRDAIEKEVMGDEKVEHLSHAGSGVEQWSYKTMNPLMFPPDAYDKPYPKPKAPGPSLTTRGAPPSISHTNTRMPEDQDAEPSGSRAGSRRGSSPARSWVDAAVRGTEYIPRDQREPTEDYSLVPDEADLEPEDLPPLMTWGTLLATPRALDGSDDPLDGPTFRMPETKRRDEIGRKLGAKASRSISERAKAHQPRPAPSTPSLTDALKAAANRTKYGDRSVRGSSGMLPPGATPRRDGLTPAAKSLLDRSLGRTPQRGGGLGLGSSASARSAAMDKGSGWGKSSSSSVGARSWTLSPAPRRG is encoded by the exons ATGTccgggggcgacgacggtcTCAGGCCGCGGCCAGGACCTGCCCCAAAGCTGATAGAGGGGCCAAAAATCGGACAGCGCAGTCTGTACGAGCAGCAGGTGCTCGAT GAAGACACCTATACCGAGGCACTGTCGCACATCATCACACGCGACTTCTTTCCCAACCTCCCACACCTGCACGCGACAAACGACTACCTCTCGGCCCTGGCAAACAATGACCCAGAGCTGCTGAGCTCCTCGATCCGGCGGCTGGCCCGCATCgcggaggagaaggagggccggcgcagctcgacccAAGGCAAGTCggatgccgagctcgagacggagcgcgcgcgccggcgcgagctcgagatgATGGGAACGCCGTACCTCAACACACGGACGCCGATCGGCGCGAGAGGGTGGGACACGCCACGCGGGGAAGCGACAGtccgtcggcggccagcagcggacaacctcgacccgctggacgacgacgcgcctggCCCTTCTAAGCGCGCGGCGAAGCGCAAGAAGGCACCTGTTGTGCGTGACGACCTCGGGCTGGACGCATTTCAGCGCAACTACACGTCCGAGGACAACGCTTCCTTCGTCCAgatcgtcgaggaggagaacaagcagcggcgcgaggagcggggCTGGGCtttcgaggtcgagcgcgtggcTGAGAGCCGCAGGCTAGAAGGGGAGGAACGGCGTAAGCTTATCCTCGATGCTGCGATCTCGggcggctggcgcgtcgacgccaacggTCGACGGCTGATCGGCGGCCTTTCAGAAGGCGGCCGAGATCGGGAGGAAGGAGAGGCGTGGAAGGAGAGGAAGTTGATAACGGCTCCCGAGGTGGTTGCCGACGCTGGAGATGAGGAGGTGAAAGAGGCGACTGGCCCATCGACGGCGCTCGTCAAGTCTCAAGCTGGAGCTCTGGTCAAGACGCAGTCTGGCGCTCTGATAAAGGCATCCGACGCGACCTCCGTCTCTGCCCTCGCACCACCAAAGTTCCAAGAGGTGGAGCTACCGGCACAGCACCCACTATCGACGGCCCTCGAGAAGGCAGGCTTGCCAACTACGGCGCTCGTGTCAACCGAGGACGGTGCCATCGTGCCGCATCGCGAGGCTACTGGCGGCACAGGAgacggccgtggccgcggtGCAGAGGAGGCGAAGCGCCGCGATGCGATCGAGAAGGAGGTCATGGGCGACGAGAAGGTTGAGCACTTGTCGCAtgccggcagcggcgtggaGCAGTGGTCCTACAAG ACCATGAACCCCCTCATGTTTCCTCCCGACGCATACGACAAGCCGTaccccaagcccaaggcgccGGGACCATCCCTCACCACACGGGGGGCGCCGCCATCCATTTCGCACACCAACACTCGCATGCCGGAGGACCAGGACGCCGAACCAAGCGGAAGccgagcaggcagcaggcgaGGCAGCAGTCCCGCGCGATCATGGGTTGATGCCGCAGTGCGGGGTACAGAAT acATTCCACGAGACCAGCGCGAGCCGACAGAGGACTATTCGCTCGTGCCCGACGAAGCTGATCTCGAGCCAGAAGACCTCCCGCCTCTCATGACCTGGGGCACGTTGCTCGCGACGCCACGAGCGCTCGACGGCTCAGACGACCCGCTGGACGGCCCAACCTTCCGGATGCCCGAAACGAAGCGGCGCGATGAGATCGGGCGTAAGCTCGGTGCCAAGGCGTCGCGGAGCATCTCTGAGCGCGCAAAGGCACATCAGCCCCGTCCTgcaccctcgacgccgagtctgACGGACGCGCTGAAAGCGGCAGCCAACCGCACAAAGTATGGCGACCGGAGCGTGCGTGGCTCGAGTGGCATGCTTCCCCCTGGCGCTACGCCAAGGCGTGACGGCCTCACGCCAGCGGCGAAGAGCCTCCTCGACCGTAGTCTCGGGCGGACGCCGcagcgtggtggtggcttgggTCTTGGATCTAGCGCGAGTGCCAGATCCGCTGCGATGGATAAGGGCTCGGGGTGGGGgaagagcagcagcagcagtgtcggcgcgcggagCTGGACGCTGagcccagcgccgaggcggggctGA